A region from the Zonotrichia leucophrys gambelii isolate GWCS_2022_RI chromosome Z, RI_Zleu_2.0, whole genome shotgun sequence genome encodes:
- the LOC135459389 gene encoding uncharacterized LOC128092250 homolog: protein MLLLLSLLPLPLLLEILLLLLLPHDNCFPRLSRYQPQMLKVRVLPFALGYWFT from the coding sequence ATGCTGCTGCTACTGTCACTTCTACCGTTGCCGCTGTTGTTAGAGATTTTGCTTTTGCTCCTTCTACCGCATGACAATTGTTTTCCTCGTCTGAGCAGATACCAGCCTCAGATGCTCAAGGTGAGAGTCTTGCCTTTCGCTCTGGGCTACTGGTTTACTTAA